The proteins below come from a single Benincasa hispida cultivar B227 chromosome 4, ASM972705v1, whole genome shotgun sequence genomic window:
- the LOC120076182 gene encoding casein kinase 1-like protein 1: MIRIHAQGLKAGTKKQKYEKISEKKVSEKISEKKVSTSIEALCCGYPSEFASYFRYCRSLRFDDKPDYAYLKRIFRDLFIREGFQFDYGVGAGTSSGIPPSIANADKQTGKCQEEASSSELKSYASQVIDGTLDMNEDEIFSKKTKISVLELSKLQDSHKMTVAKYEVEKFDGKGDFSLWKAKTRAILSHQKAHKALFDPSTLPNTVIAQEKDD; encoded by the exons ATGATCAGAATCCATGCACAA GGACTGAAAGCAGGCACCAAGAAGCAGAAGTATGAGAAAATTAGTGAGAAAAAAGTTTCTGAGAAAATTAGTGAGAAAAAAGTTTCTACATCTATTGAG gCATTATGCTGTGGATATCCATCAGAGTTTGCATCATATTTTCGTTACTGCCGATCACTTCGTTTTGATGATAAGCCAGATTATGCTTATCTGAAAAGAATATTTCGTGATCTTTTTATTCGTGAAG GTTTCCAGTTTGATTAT gGTGTCGGTGCTGGAACCAGTTCTGGAATTCCTCCTAGTATAGCAAATGCTGATAAACAGACAG GAAAATGTCAAGAAGAAGCATCCTCA TCAGAACTTAAATCATATGCTTCTCAAGTGATTGATGGTACACTTGACATGAACGAGGATGAGATTTTC agcaaaAAGACAAAGATTTCAGTTCTTGAACTATCAAAATTACAAGATTCACACAAAATGACAGTAGCAAAGTATGAGGTGGAGAAGTTCGATGGTAAAGGGGATTTCAGTCTTTGGAAGGCTAAAACCAGAGCCATTCTCAGTCACCAAAAGGCTCACAAGGCTCTATTTGATCCATCCACTCTTCCAAACACTGTGATAGCTCAAGAAAAGGATGATTGA